The Kitasatospora paranensis genome has a window encoding:
- a CDS encoding methyltransferase — protein sequence MSLTAPPTAHSAAAPAAPAPAASPPAVMRLRELVFGAACAAAIRAAASLGVADAVGDSPTAVRDAAAALGVEPRPLRRLLRALSSYGIFTETGDDRFAHTDMSRMLREDAPNSLRNIALWCTEPWTWQVWPQLDEAVRTGRNVFPEVFGKEFFPYLHDDAPESARVFDKAMSSSSRQSAADLVAFLDVTGVSRVVDIGGGQGLALAGLLEKHPQLHGTLLDLPQVVAGADARLRPGGVLADRARLVPGDCRVDIPVEADLYLIKNILEWDDESTRRTLANVVKAARPGARVVVVENLVDDSPSMRFTTAMDLLLLLNVGGAKHTRESMLSLMSEAGLRVDEVRPVNPYLHAFESVVEA from the coding sequence ATGTCCCTCACCGCACCACCCACCGCGCACTCCGCGGCCGCACCCGCCGCGCCCGCGCCCGCCGCTTCGCCGCCCGCCGTGATGCGGCTGCGCGAACTGGTCTTCGGCGCCGCGTGCGCCGCGGCCATCCGCGCCGCCGCCTCGCTCGGCGTCGCGGACGCGGTCGGCGACTCCCCCACCGCCGTCCGCGACGCGGCCGCCGCCCTCGGGGTCGAGCCGCGGCCGCTGCGCCGCCTGCTGCGCGCGCTCAGCAGCTACGGCATCTTCACCGAGACCGGCGACGACCGCTTCGCGCACACCGACATGTCCCGGATGCTCCGCGAGGACGCGCCCAACAGCCTGCGCAACATCGCCCTGTGGTGCACCGAGCCGTGGACGTGGCAGGTCTGGCCGCAGCTGGACGAGGCCGTCCGCACCGGCCGGAACGTCTTCCCCGAGGTGTTCGGCAAGGAGTTCTTCCCCTACCTGCACGACGACGCCCCGGAGTCCGCCCGGGTCTTCGACAAGGCGATGAGCAGCTCCAGCCGGCAGTCCGCGGCCGACCTGGTCGCCTTCCTGGACGTCACCGGCGTCTCCCGGGTGGTCGACATCGGCGGCGGTCAGGGCCTGGCGCTGGCCGGCCTGCTGGAGAAGCACCCGCAGCTGCACGGCACCCTGCTCGACCTGCCGCAGGTGGTGGCGGGGGCGGACGCCCGGCTGCGCCCCGGCGGCGTGCTGGCCGACCGCGCCCGGCTGGTGCCGGGCGACTGCCGGGTGGACATCCCGGTGGAGGCCGACCTCTACCTGATCAAGAACATCCTGGAGTGGGACGACGAGTCCACCCGCCGCACGCTGGCGAACGTGGTCAAGGCGGCCCGCCCGGGCGCCCGCGTCGTGGTCGTCGAGAACCTGGTCGACGACAGCCCCTCGATGCGCTTCACCACCGCGATGGACCTGCTGCTGCTGCTCAACGTCGGCGGCGCCAAGCACACCCGGGAGAGCATGCTCTCGCTGATGTCGGAGGCCGGCCTGCGGGTCGACGAGGTCCGCCCGGTCAATCCGTACCTGCACGCCTTCGAGAGCGTCGTCGAGGCCTGA
- a CDS encoding right-handed parallel beta-helix repeat-containing protein → MPMRRTHYLAGGLAALVASLCAAPPAHAATVLTVNPGESIQQAVDAAAPGDTVQLTAGTYHESVLITRSDLTLRGVGERTVLMPAAGTAAGACAAAGHGVCVRGTAAQPLTGVRIASLSVNGYPKNGIDVSATDGLRVVGVGVHDNGQQGISEELSVRSVLSGNDATGNGQSGIFLANSVANEGGAIDTGGTVVRGNHLEGNRIGVTVRRLRDLAVDANDITGNCGGVFVVGDEGVPRAGALTVSNNNVHENNKYCAPTPRLAAIQGTGILFTGAEDSRVTGNRVSDNHGSSPMSGGVVLFASLVGVPNSGIAISDNLVTGNGPADLADRDTGTGNTWTRNTCQVSEPAGRC, encoded by the coding sequence ATGCCCATGCGACGGACCCACTACCTCGCGGGCGGCCTCGCCGCCCTGGTCGCGAGCCTCTGCGCGGCCCCGCCCGCCCACGCCGCGACCGTGCTCACCGTCAACCCCGGCGAGTCGATCCAGCAGGCCGTCGACGCGGCGGCCCCCGGCGACACCGTCCAGCTGACCGCCGGCACCTACCACGAGAGCGTGCTGATCACCCGCTCCGACCTGACGCTGCGCGGGGTCGGCGAGCGGACGGTGCTGATGCCGGCCGCCGGCACGGCGGCCGGCGCGTGCGCCGCCGCCGGCCACGGCGTCTGCGTCCGCGGCACCGCCGCCCAGCCGCTCACCGGCGTCCGGATCGCCTCGCTGAGCGTCAACGGCTACCCGAAGAACGGCATCGACGTCTCCGCCACCGACGGCCTGCGGGTGGTCGGCGTCGGCGTCCACGACAACGGCCAGCAGGGCATCAGCGAGGAGCTCTCCGTCCGCTCCGTGCTCTCCGGCAACGACGCCACCGGCAACGGCCAGTCCGGCATCTTCCTGGCCAACTCGGTCGCCAACGAGGGCGGTGCCATCGACACCGGCGGCACCGTCGTCCGCGGCAACCACCTGGAGGGCAACCGGATCGGCGTCACCGTCCGCAGGCTGCGCGACCTCGCCGTCGACGCCAACGACATCACCGGCAACTGCGGCGGTGTCTTCGTGGTCGGCGACGAGGGCGTGCCGCGGGCCGGCGCGCTGACGGTCAGCAACAACAACGTGCACGAGAACAACAAGTACTGCGCGCCCACGCCGCGGCTGGCCGCCATCCAGGGCACCGGGATCCTGTTCACCGGCGCCGAGGACTCCCGGGTGACCGGCAACCGGGTCAGCGACAACCACGGCTCGTCGCCGATGTCGGGCGGCGTGGTGCTGTTCGCCAGCCTGGTCGGCGTGCCCAACTCCGGGATCGCGATCAGCGACAACCTCGTGACCGGCAACGGGCCGGCCGACCTCGCCGACCGCGACACGGGCACCGGCAACACCTGGACCCGCAACACCTGCCAGGTCTCCGAGCCCGCCGGCCGCTGCTGA
- a CDS encoding M1 family metallopeptidase has product MPQSAQGVTEPVSTKQAVATDPYFPNNGDGRYRVHRYELTLDYRPAPNRLAGSARIVAIAGPAPLREFALDLADFKIGRILVNGKAPRWSHRAGKLRIRPERAPAAGTAFTVEVHWSGNPRPVRSPWGGLGWEELTDGALVASQPVGAPSWYPCNDRPADKASYQVSVTVPSAYTVVLGGRLLTRTTRSSSTTWVYEQSAPTASYLVGLSIGPYREVRLHEALPGGVPQSAYLPARLLPQFEYDFGRQPEMMRLFETLFGPYPFGEYAVVVADEELDVPVEAQGLATFGTNHLDGVRGSERLVAHELAHQWFGNSVTVADWRHIWLNEGFAKYAEWLWSERSGGPSAQHRAAIAHGKLARQPQDLLLGDPGRRLMFDDRLYDRGGLTVHALRRELGDDAFFRMVRGWVAAGRHSSVTTADFTAHAGRYADRPLDGLFDAWLRRTELPALPV; this is encoded by the coding sequence ATGCCCCAGTCCGCGCAGGGAGTGACCGAGCCGGTGAGCACCAAGCAGGCCGTTGCGACGGACCCGTACTTCCCGAACAACGGGGACGGCCGCTACCGGGTGCACCGCTACGAGCTGACCCTGGACTACCGGCCCGCGCCGAACCGGCTGGCCGGCAGCGCCCGGATCGTGGCCATAGCGGGACCTGCCCCGCTGCGCGAGTTCGCCCTCGACCTCGCCGACTTCAAGATCGGCCGGATCCTGGTCAACGGCAAGGCGCCCCGCTGGTCGCACCGGGCCGGCAAGCTGCGGATCCGCCCCGAGCGCGCTCCGGCGGCGGGCACCGCCTTCACCGTCGAGGTGCACTGGTCGGGCAACCCCAGACCGGTGCGCAGCCCGTGGGGCGGCCTGGGCTGGGAGGAGCTGACCGACGGCGCCCTGGTGGCGAGCCAGCCGGTCGGCGCGCCCTCCTGGTACCCGTGCAACGACCGGCCCGCCGACAAGGCGAGCTACCAGGTGTCGGTGACCGTGCCGTCGGCGTACACGGTGGTGCTGGGCGGCCGGCTGCTGACCCGCACCACCCGCTCCTCCAGCACCACCTGGGTGTACGAGCAGTCCGCGCCGACGGCGAGCTACCTGGTGGGGCTGTCGATCGGCCCGTACCGGGAGGTCAGGCTGCACGAGGCGCTGCCGGGCGGCGTGCCGCAGAGCGCCTACCTGCCGGCCAGGCTGCTGCCGCAGTTCGAGTACGACTTCGGGCGGCAGCCGGAGATGATGCGGCTGTTCGAGACGCTGTTCGGGCCGTACCCGTTCGGTGAGTACGCCGTGGTGGTGGCCGACGAGGAGCTGGACGTCCCGGTGGAGGCCCAGGGGCTGGCCACCTTCGGCACCAACCACCTCGACGGGGTGCGCGGCTCGGAGCGGCTGGTCGCCCACGAGCTGGCCCACCAGTGGTTCGGCAACAGCGTGACGGTCGCCGACTGGCGCCACATCTGGCTGAACGAGGGCTTCGCCAAGTACGCGGAGTGGCTCTGGTCGGAGCGCTCCGGCGGGCCGTCCGCGCAGCACCGCGCGGCGATCGCGCACGGCAAGCTGGCCCGGCAGCCGCAGGACCTGCTCCTGGGCGACCCGGGCCGGCGGCTGATGTTCGACGACCGGCTGTACGACCGGGGCGGGCTGACCGTGCACGCGCTGCGCCGGGAGCTCGGCGACGACGCCTTCTTCCGGATGGTGCGCGGCTGGGTCGCGGCCGGCCGGCACTCGTCGGTGACCACGGCCGACTTCACCGCGCACGCCGGCCGCTACGCGGACCGCCCGCTGGACGGCCTCTTCGACGCCTGGCTGCGCCGGACGGAGCTGCCCGCGCTCCCCGTCTGA
- a CDS encoding Pls/PosA family non-ribosomal peptide synthetase: MAVTTREGAPSEGAPSAGTDAPGHAALFPGRAAPAARTLVDILAATTAAHPHEPALDDGTTVLSYAALAAEIEDLRARLAAAGVGLGDRVGVRVPSGTNDLYVAVLAVLAVGAAYVPVDAEDPDERAELVFGEAGVKAVLTTGLALTDLRIGRTEPGRPTPGHDAWIIFTSGSTGRPKGVAVTHRNAAAFVDAEAAMFLQDEPIGPGDRVMAGLSVAFDASCEEMWLAWRYGACLVPVPRAQVRSGADLGPWLADQEISVISTVPTLAALWPSEALNEVRLLIFGGEACPPELVERLVTEGREVWNTYGPTEATVVACGSLLTGEGPVRIGLPLDGWELAVVDGADEPVPMGGTGQLVIGGVGLARYLDEVKDAEKYAPLASLGWERAYRSGDIVRAEPEGLVFLGRGDEQIKLGGRRIELGEVDAALQALPKVAGAAAAVRTARSGNQLLVGYLVVQEGFDRAGAVERLRAELPAALVPLLAPVDELPTRTSGKVDRDALPWPLPDLEQDGPTEQLYGTEAWLAEQWAEILGTPVRGADDDFFAIGGGSLAAARLTTLLRGRYPSVSVMDVYQQPTLRKLARLLERSGPEDGTARVIAPVPARAKAVQLAALLPLFSLVGLRWTVALLALGNVLAAVGDYPWAPTASWWAVGAGALLLFTAPGRLAIAAGGAQLLLRGVRAGTHPRGGSVHLRLWAAERLAETSGATGLSGAWLIRYARALGARVGPEVDLHALPPVTGMLRLGKGCAVENEVDLSGYWLDGDRLEIGAVRIGAGAVIGTRSTLFPGARVGKRAEVAPGSGVAGQIPTGQRWGGAPAVKLGKAERGWPKQRPPRTPRWAAVYGLTGFGLSTLPVLALLPALLTAGRFVHPGDGLGQALRGALVAVVPATLVYGLVYAALVLLFVRLLSTGLRTGYHPLHGRVGWQAWTVSQLMDAARETLFPLYAGLITPVWLRLLGMRVGRRAEVSTVLALPSLTKVGDGAFLADDTLIAPYELGGGWVRIGKAEIGRQAFLGNSGMTAPGRSVPDRGLVGVLSAAPKKAKRGSSYLGMPPVRLPRAADTGDVSLTYEPPARLLWARGLVELARLVPVLASSALAVLTAAALCALDAPLLAGPVLLAAGVAACAVAAAAKWLLVGRYRAVEHPLWSGFVWRNELADTFVEVLAVPWLIGAVPGTGVMDVWLRALGARIGRGVWCESYWLPEADLVTLGDGVSVNRGCVLQTHLFHDRIMRLDTVVLREGSTLGPGGIVLPGSTVGERSTLGPASLVMRAETVPADSRWLGNPIEAWQQ, translated from the coding sequence ATGGCTGTCACGACGAGGGAAGGTGCGCCGAGCGAAGGCGCCCCGTCCGCAGGCACCGACGCACCCGGGCACGCCGCGCTGTTCCCCGGCCGGGCCGCACCCGCGGCCCGCACCCTGGTGGACATCCTGGCCGCCACCACCGCGGCGCACCCGCACGAGCCCGCCCTCGACGACGGCACGACGGTGCTCAGCTACGCCGCCCTCGCCGCCGAGATCGAGGACCTGCGGGCCCGGCTGGCCGCGGCCGGGGTGGGCCTGGGCGACCGGGTCGGGGTCCGCGTGCCGTCCGGCACCAACGACCTGTACGTGGCCGTGCTGGCGGTGCTCGCGGTCGGCGCCGCCTACGTGCCGGTGGACGCCGAGGACCCGGACGAGCGCGCCGAGCTGGTGTTCGGCGAGGCCGGCGTGAAGGCGGTGCTCACCACCGGCCTGGCCCTCACCGACCTGCGGATCGGGCGGACGGAGCCCGGCCGCCCCACGCCGGGCCACGACGCCTGGATCATCTTCACCTCCGGCTCCACCGGCCGGCCCAAGGGCGTCGCGGTCACCCACCGCAACGCGGCCGCGTTCGTGGACGCCGAGGCGGCGATGTTCCTCCAGGACGAGCCGATCGGGCCCGGCGACCGGGTGATGGCCGGGCTGTCGGTGGCGTTCGACGCCTCCTGCGAGGAGATGTGGCTCGCCTGGCGGTACGGCGCCTGCCTCGTCCCGGTGCCCCGCGCCCAGGTCCGCAGCGGCGCCGACCTCGGCCCCTGGCTGGCCGACCAGGAGATCTCGGTGATCTCCACCGTCCCGACCCTGGCCGCGCTGTGGCCGTCGGAGGCACTGAACGAGGTCCGGCTGCTGATCTTCGGCGGCGAGGCCTGCCCGCCGGAGCTGGTGGAGCGGCTGGTCACCGAGGGCCGCGAGGTCTGGAACACGTACGGCCCCACCGAGGCCACCGTGGTCGCCTGCGGGTCGCTGCTGACCGGGGAGGGCCCGGTCAGGATCGGTCTGCCGCTGGACGGCTGGGAGCTGGCCGTGGTCGACGGCGCGGACGAGCCGGTGCCGATGGGCGGCACCGGGCAGCTGGTGATCGGCGGTGTCGGCCTGGCCCGTTACCTGGACGAGGTGAAGGACGCCGAGAAGTACGCGCCGCTGGCCTCGCTCGGCTGGGAGCGCGCCTACCGCAGCGGCGACATCGTCCGCGCGGAGCCGGAGGGGCTGGTCTTCCTCGGCCGCGGTGACGAGCAGATCAAGCTCGGCGGCCGCCGGATCGAGCTCGGCGAGGTCGATGCCGCCCTCCAGGCGCTGCCCAAGGTGGCGGGCGCGGCCGCCGCGGTGCGCACCGCGCGCAGCGGCAACCAGCTGCTGGTCGGCTACCTGGTCGTCCAGGAGGGCTTCGACCGGGCCGGCGCCGTCGAGCGGCTGCGCGCCGAGCTGCCGGCCGCGCTGGTACCGCTGCTCGCCCCGGTCGACGAGCTGCCGACCCGCACCTCCGGCAAGGTCGACCGCGACGCGCTCCCGTGGCCGCTGCCCGACCTGGAGCAGGACGGCCCCACCGAACAGCTGTACGGCACCGAGGCCTGGCTCGCCGAGCAGTGGGCCGAGATCCTCGGCACCCCGGTGCGCGGCGCGGACGACGACTTCTTCGCGATCGGCGGCGGCAGCCTGGCCGCGGCCCGGCTCACCACGCTGCTGCGCGGCCGCTACCCGTCGGTCTCCGTGATGGACGTCTACCAGCAGCCCACCCTGCGCAAGCTGGCCCGGCTGCTGGAGCGCTCCGGGCCGGAGGACGGCACCGCCCGGGTGATCGCGCCGGTGCCCGCCCGGGCCAAGGCCGTGCAGCTGGCGGCGCTGCTGCCGCTGTTCTCGCTGGTCGGGCTGCGCTGGACGGTGGCCCTGCTGGCGCTCGGCAACGTGCTGGCCGCCGTCGGCGACTACCCGTGGGCGCCGACCGCGTCCTGGTGGGCGGTCGGCGCCGGCGCACTGCTGCTGTTCACCGCACCGGGCCGGCTGGCGATCGCCGCCGGCGGTGCCCAGCTGCTGCTGCGCGGGGTCCGCGCGGGCACCCACCCGCGCGGCGGCTCGGTGCACCTGCGGCTGTGGGCGGCCGAGCGGCTGGCCGAGACCAGTGGCGCGACCGGGCTCTCCGGCGCCTGGCTGATCCGCTACGCCCGGGCGCTGGGGGCCAGGGTCGGCCCGGAGGTGGACCTGCACGCGCTGCCCCCGGTGACCGGCATGCTGCGGCTGGGCAAGGGCTGCGCGGTGGAGAACGAGGTCGATCTGTCGGGCTACTGGCTGGACGGCGACCGGCTGGAGATCGGGGCCGTCCGGATCGGCGCCGGTGCGGTGATCGGCACCCGGTCCACGCTGTTCCCGGGGGCGCGGGTCGGCAAGCGGGCCGAGGTGGCGCCCGGCTCGGGCGTGGCCGGCCAGATCCCGACCGGGCAGCGCTGGGGCGGCGCGCCGGCGGTCAAGCTCGGCAAGGCCGAGCGCGGCTGGCCCAAGCAGCGGCCGCCGCGCACCCCGCGCTGGGCGGCGGTGTACGGGCTGACCGGCTTCGGGCTGAGCACGCTGCCGGTGCTGGCGCTGCTCCCGGCGCTGCTGACCGCGGGCCGGTTCGTCCACCCGGGCGACGGCCTGGGCCAGGCCCTGCGCGGCGCCCTGGTCGCGGTGGTGCCCGCCACGCTGGTGTACGGCCTGGTGTACGCGGCACTGGTGCTGCTCTTCGTGCGGCTCCTGAGCACGGGCCTGCGCACCGGCTACCACCCGCTGCACGGCCGGGTCGGCTGGCAGGCGTGGACGGTCAGCCAGCTGATGGACGCGGCCCGCGAGACGCTCTTCCCGCTGTACGCCGGGCTGATCACCCCGGTGTGGCTGCGGCTGCTCGGCATGCGGGTGGGCCGGCGGGCCGAGGTGTCGACGGTGCTGGCGCTGCCCAGCCTGACGAAGGTCGGCGACGGCGCCTTCCTGGCGGACGACACCCTCATCGCCCCGTACGAGCTGGGCGGCGGCTGGGTGCGGATCGGCAAGGCGGAGATCGGGCGGCAGGCGTTCCTGGGGAACTCCGGCATGACGGCGCCCGGCCGGTCGGTGCCCGACCGGGGGCTGGTCGGAGTGCTGTCCGCGGCCCCGAAGAAGGCCAAGCGCGGCAGCTCGTACCTGGGCATGCCGCCGGTGCGGCTGCCGCGCGCGGCCGACACCGGCGACGTCAGCCTGACGTACGAGCCGCCCGCCCGCCTGCTGTGGGCGCGCGGGCTGGTGGAGCTGGCCCGGCTGGTGCCGGTGCTGGCGTCGTCGGCGCTGGCGGTGCTGACCGCGGCGGCGCTGTGCGCCCTGGACGCCCCGCTGCTGGCGGGGCCGGTGCTGCTCGCCGCCGGGGTGGCGGCCTGCGCGGTGGCGGCAGCCGCGAAGTGGCTGCTGGTCGGCCGGTACCGGGCGGTGGAGCACCCGCTGTGGAGCGGCTTCGTGTGGCGCAACGAGCTGGCGGACACCTTCGTGGAGGTCCTGGCGGTGCCGTGGCTGATCGGCGCGGTGCCGGGCACCGGCGTGATGGACGTCTGGCTGCGGGCGCTGGGGGCGCGAATCGGCCGCGGCGTCTGGTGCGAGAGCTACTGGCTGCCCGAGGCCGACCTGGTCACCCTGGGGGACGGGGTGAGCGTCAACCGGGGCTGCGTGCTGCAGACCCACCTCTTCCACGACCGGATCATGAGGCTGGATACTGTGGTCCTCCGCGAGGGTTCCACGCTGGGCCCGGGCGGAATCGTGCTGCCGGGCAGCACGGTCGGGGAGCGTTCCACGCTGGGGCCGGCGTCGCTGGTGATGCGTGCGGAGACCGTTCCCGCCGACAGCCGCTGGCTGGGCAACCCGATCGAGGCCTGGCAGCAGTGA
- a CDS encoding polyprenyl synthetase family protein produces MNVALLKTARSNTMYPLQFGAALADAPEEVLDAFKRFGEAVGEAYQLQDDLMSVFGDERVTGKSSTDDFRNGCMTVLLSWAMENATPAQLAVFERHHGDPDLDEAGAAALRRAIEETGARTAIKAMLDARRAEAVAILAETELTDEVRTALTELATADPVRAGSVPAAA; encoded by the coding sequence ATGAACGTCGCCCTCCTCAAGACCGCGCGCTCGAACACCATGTACCCGCTCCAGTTCGGCGCCGCCCTCGCGGACGCCCCCGAGGAGGTCCTCGACGCGTTCAAGCGCTTCGGCGAGGCGGTCGGCGAGGCATACCAGCTCCAGGACGACCTGATGAGCGTGTTCGGCGACGAGCGGGTCACCGGCAAGTCCAGCACCGACGACTTCCGCAACGGGTGCATGACCGTCCTGCTCTCCTGGGCGATGGAGAACGCCACCCCGGCCCAGCTCGCCGTCTTCGAACGCCACCACGGCGACCCCGACCTCGACGAGGCCGGGGCCGCCGCGCTGCGCCGGGCCATCGAGGAGACCGGCGCCCGCACCGCGATCAAGGCGATGCTCGACGCCCGGCGGGCCGAGGCGGTCGCCATCCTGGCGGAGACCGAGCTCACCGACGAGGTCCGCACCGCCCTGACCGAGCTGGCGACCGCCGACCCGGTGCGCGCCGGATCCGTTCCCGCGGCGGCCTGA
- a CDS encoding polyprenyl synthetase family protein, translating into MTLFPTTQARNIPSRVDAELTRFLDRKIAELGDLRAGEAAHLIKECVLEGGKRLQGMWAYWGWQAGGRPDGPEIIAIGAALELFHWAALIVDDIFDQSDTRRGLPALHRRLADLHRERGWRGDSDHYALVQTLCLTDIAWAWSDELMFASGMDPKQLATRRLPNDLLRSEVWLGQYLDMEERARRSPRSTRR; encoded by the coding sequence ATGACGCTGTTCCCCACCACGCAGGCCAGGAACATACCGTCCCGAGTCGACGCCGAACTGACCCGCTTCCTGGACCGGAAGATCGCCGAACTCGGCGACCTGCGGGCCGGCGAGGCCGCCCACCTGATCAAGGAGTGCGTCCTGGAGGGCGGCAAGCGGCTCCAGGGCATGTGGGCCTACTGGGGCTGGCAGGCCGGCGGCCGCCCCGACGGCCCCGAGATCATCGCCATCGGCGCCGCCCTCGAACTCTTCCACTGGGCCGCCCTCATCGTCGACGACATCTTCGACCAGAGCGACACCCGCCGCGGCCTGCCCGCCCTCCACCGCAGACTCGCCGACCTGCACCGCGAGCGCGGGTGGCGCGGCGACAGCGACCACTACGCCCTCGTGCAGACCCTCTGCCTCACCGACATCGCCTGGGCCTGGTCGGACGAGCTGATGTTCGCCAGCGGCATGGACCCGAAGCAGCTCGCCACCCGCCGGCTGCCCAACGACCTGCTGCGTTCCGAGGTGTGGCTGGGCCAGTACCTCGACATGGAGGAGCGGGCCCGCCGCTCCCCTCGATCGACCAGGCGATGA
- a CDS encoding NUDIX domain-containing protein, giving the protein MLYRDDGHVLLALRSGTRWADGYWSVPAGHLKGGETLPEAAVREAREELGIGIDPDDLAHVVTVDYREGTEIRALTAFFTARHWTGAPDNLEPDLCRRLAWFPRTAFRSRSPRSAPPPSRPGPTAGPSRPAGSTARWHPSDPPGHLSPALPRTAAPPRHASARPSPRTHRCPCRRSCTGHEEPR; this is encoded by the coding sequence ATGCTCTATCGGGATGACGGCCACGTCCTGCTGGCCCTGCGCTCCGGAACCCGCTGGGCCGACGGCTACTGGAGCGTCCCGGCCGGTCATCTGAAGGGCGGCGAGACGCTCCCCGAGGCCGCGGTGCGCGAGGCCCGCGAGGAACTCGGCATCGGCATCGACCCCGACGACCTCGCGCACGTCGTGACGGTCGACTACCGCGAGGGTACGGAGATCAGGGCACTCACCGCCTTCTTCACCGCCCGGCACTGGACGGGGGCGCCGGACAACCTGGAGCCCGACCTGTGTCGGCGCCTCGCCTGGTTCCCCCGGACGGCCTTCCGCAGCCGATCTCCCCGATCAGCGCCGCCGCCATCGCGGCCCGGGCCGACAGCCGGACCTTCGAGACCTGCTGGCTCGACGGCCCGCTGGCACCCGTCTGACCCGCCCGGGCACCTCTCTCCCGCTCTCCCCCGTACCGCCGCTCCCCCGCGGCATGCATCAGCACGCCCGTCCCCCCGCACCCACAGGTGCCCCTGCCGCCGGTCGTGCACCGGCCACGAGGAGCCACGATGA
- a CDS encoding sensor histidine kinase, whose protein sequence is MVRAGSPPGSERLATAALWLLPPAVLAGFAAAAYAAHGQTRTAVLWCGTAAAVVVALTVAEATRRARANARSLARAAELQQRFAALDDQWQRRLIEQEAETARLADVVLPEAITRLQTGTTADEVLRSSAPGADGQPQLQSAHRRVLHAVVDAVQAEEDLRDSAQRSFVNIARRVQSIVHQQAQDLRQMQDRHGRDPEVFGDLLHLDHGTALIGRLADSIAVLGGARPGRQWHRAVPMFSVLRGAMSRIVDYQRVDLHSVSEVAVVGPAVEPLIHALAELLDNATRYSPPHTRVHLTAIEIPSGIAVEIEDSGVGLSEEARRRAERVLSDAPSGLDLADLGEAPRLGLSVVGRLAQANNFRVSLRPSAYAGVRAVLVIPSDLITTVPAPSTPAQGTNVPAPRRFTAPQPMMAGEPLDEAAEVERNAHGLPQRRRRNLAAAPVATRTAPASRRPCPRHPHRPLPRSNRACGWGPSRVPSPARAR, encoded by the coding sequence ATGGTTCGCGCTGGATCACCACCTGGAAGCGAACGACTCGCCACCGCTGCCCTCTGGCTGCTTCCCCCGGCCGTCCTGGCCGGATTCGCCGCTGCGGCCTACGCCGCGCACGGCCAGACCCGCACCGCCGTCCTGTGGTGCGGAACCGCCGCGGCCGTCGTCGTCGCCCTCACCGTGGCCGAAGCCACCCGGCGTGCACGCGCCAACGCGCGCTCCCTGGCCCGGGCCGCCGAACTCCAGCAGCGCTTCGCCGCGTTGGACGACCAGTGGCAGCGCAGACTGATCGAGCAGGAGGCCGAGACGGCCCGGCTCGCCGATGTCGTGCTGCCCGAGGCGATCACCCGCCTGCAGACCGGCACCACCGCCGACGAGGTGCTCCGCTCCTCCGCGCCCGGCGCCGACGGTCAGCCCCAACTCCAGTCCGCGCACCGGCGCGTGCTGCACGCCGTGGTGGACGCCGTCCAGGCCGAGGAGGACCTGCGCGACTCCGCGCAGCGCTCCTTCGTCAACATCGCCCGCCGCGTCCAGTCCATCGTCCACCAGCAGGCCCAGGACCTGCGGCAGATGCAGGACCGGCACGGCCGCGACCCGGAGGTCTTCGGCGACCTCCTGCACCTCGACCACGGCACCGCCCTGATCGGCCGGCTCGCCGACAGCATCGCCGTCCTCGGCGGCGCCCGCCCCGGCCGCCAGTGGCACCGGGCCGTCCCGATGTTCAGCGTCCTGCGCGGCGCGATGTCCCGGATCGTCGACTACCAGCGGGTGGACCTGCACTCCGTCTCCGAGGTCGCCGTCGTCGGCCCCGCCGTCGAACCGCTGATCCACGCGCTCGCCGAACTCCTCGACAACGCCACCCGTTACTCCCCGCCGCACACCCGGGTCCACCTCACCGCCATCGAGATCCCCTCGGGCATCGCGGTGGAGATCGAGGACAGCGGCGTCGGCCTCAGCGAGGAGGCCCGGCGGCGGGCCGAGCGCGTGCTCTCCGACGCGCCCAGCGGCCTCGACCTCGCCGACCTCGGCGAGGCGCCGCGGCTCGGCCTGTCGGTGGTCGGCCGCCTCGCGCAGGCCAACAACTTCCGTGTCTCGCTGCGCCCTTCCGCGTACGCCGGGGTCCGCGCGGTGCTGGTCATCCCCTCGGACCTGATCACCACCGTCCCGGCACCCAGCACGCCCGCCCAGGGCACCAACGTCCCGGCACCGCGCCGCTTCACCGCGCCGCAGCCGATGATGGCCGGCGAGCCGCTCGACGAGGCCGCCGAGGTGGAGCGCAACGCCCACGGGCTGCCGCAGCGCCGCCGCCGCAACCTGGCTGCCGCCCCGGTGGCCACCCGTACCGCCCCCGCGTCGCGCCGGCCGTGCCCGCGACACCCGCACCGGCCGCTCCCGCGGTCGAACCGGGCCTGTGGATGGGGGCCTTCCAGAGTGCCATCTCCGGCGAGAGCACGGTGA